A portion of the Melanotaenia boesemani isolate fMelBoe1 chromosome 2, fMelBoe1.pri, whole genome shotgun sequence genome contains these proteins:
- the LOC121647826 gene encoding B-cell receptor CD22-like codes for MITSLNMCAGCGFLKLMLILLVVEGVLSSWGVQYQQQHYCAVKGSSVVMLCSFTYPDINTVQSVKWGRGNSAVYSGPFIYDSESNYTSLRYQYIGDKKRNCSFKILQVEPNDAGKFTFRFITNKNKWTGRHGPKLRVVDLNISSNGAESVKEGDAVSLTCTNSCNDDQFSSALTWFRNGHFLKEGPELYLGSLSTTDSGKYTCSLKVHPGTTSKVMQIDVEYSPKNTSVSVRPSTEVDAGSNVTLICSSNANPVENYTWFRKHNNNFIVVGHQPEHQIKEFVQSIDQYFCTATNKHGSQNSSVVTLTTKAHWAKHRNVLIISTCIAIILIVTTVVIITRIVKKRTISPGTDCEAEAEVENTIYANWAMLDAGRSREGSVHESELVYATVNFNDKRKADMEQQMDSRDIDGCAIYSTVCRTSSLKP; via the exons ATGATAACGAGTTTAAACATGTGTGCTGGTTGTGGATTCCTGAAACTAATGCTGATTCTACTTGTTGTTGAAG GTGTTCTCAGCAGTTGGGGTGTGCAGTACCAGCAGCAGCATTACTGTGCGGTGAAAGGATCATCTGTTGTCATGCTATGTTCATTTACCTATCCTGACATAAACACAGTACAAAGTGTGAAGTGGGGTCGGGGTAACTCTGCAGTTTATTCTGGCCCCTTCATTTATGACAGTGAATCAAATTATACATCCTTACGATATCAATATATTGGTGACAAAAAACGTAACTGTTCATTTAAAATACTTCAAGTGGAGCCTAATGATGCAGGAAAGTTCACATTCAGATTTataaccaataaaaacaaatggacCGGTAGACATGGCCCAAAACTACGAGTTGTTG ATTTGAACATTTCTAGTAATGGAGCTGAAAGCGTGAAGGAAGGTGATGCAGTGAGTCTTACGTGCACCAACAGCTGCAATGATGATCAATTTTCATCTGCATTGACCTGGTTTAGGAATGGACACTTCCTAAAAGAGGGACCAGAGCTTTATTTAGGAAGCTTGTCCACCACAGACTCTGGGAAGTACACTTGTTCTCTAAAAGTTCACCCAGGAACAACTTCAAAGGTGATGCAAATTGATGTTGAAT ACAGCCCCAAGAACACATCTGTGTCTGTAAGGCCTTCGACAGAAGTAGATGCAGGAAGCAATGTTACCCTGATCTGCAGCAGCAATGCAAACCCGGTGGAGAATTACACCTGGTTtagaaaacacaataacaatTTTATAGTTGTTGGACACCAACCTGAACATCAAATAAAGGAATTTGTCCAGAGTATTGACCAGTATTTCTGCACCGCTACCAACAAACATGGAAGCCAGAACTCCTCTGTGGTGACATTAACAACTAAAG cgCATTGGGCAAAACACAGAAACGTACTCATCATTTCTACTTGCATTGCTATAATTCTCATTGTGACCACTGTTGTTATCATTACAAG AATCGTGAAAAAAAGGACCATTTCACCAGGAACTGACTGTGAGGCGGAAGCAGAAGTGGAG AACACAATCTACGCCAACTGGGCGATGCTTGATGCAGGCCGATCACGAGAGGGAAGTGTGCATGAGTCAGAGCTCGTTTATGCAACTGTTAACTTCAACGACAAAAGAAAGGCAGACAT GGAGCAGCAGATGGACTCTCGTGATATTGATGGATGTGCGATTTACAGCACAGTGTGCAG gacTTCATCACTGAAACCTTAA
- the LOC121647958 gene encoding neuropeptide B-like produces MEMPSKLAFPIAVIVVLIACSPTDAWYKQAAGPSYYSVGRASGLLSGIRRSSSVRRDEAPSDSAESATNSVLSDFISHYSILKTMPVCIKDVTPNLQSCEFFQEIKGSLKCKADIFLSFDSSDCAGN; encoded by the exons ATGGAGATGCCCTCTAAACTTGCGTTCCCCATCGCTGTGATCGTTGTGCTGATCGCTTGCAGTCCGACAGACGCATGGTACAAGCAGGCAGCCGGTCCGAGCTATTACTCAGTGGGCAGAGCGTCCGGCTTGCTGTCCGGCATCCGGAGGTCATCGAGCGTGAGGAGGGATGAAGCTCCATCTGACAGCGCAGAGTCTGCTACCAACAGCGTGCTGTCCGACTTCATTTCTCACTATTCCATCTTGAAGACGATG CCCGTTTGTATCAAAGATGTAACACCAAACCTGCAGAGCTGCGAATTCTTCCAGGAAATCAAGGGATCGCTGAAGTGCAAAGCGGACATCTTCCTCTCTTTTGACTCCTCAGACTGTGCGGGAAACTGA